GTGGTGATGACCTTTATGGTATTTGTACCGATATTGACGAGTTTACTAGTATTGCAACTGTCATTCCTATTACTAATAGTTATGAGGGGTACTTGGTTTTAAAGGACACAGATCAAGGTAATATCGCTTTAGGTGATAAATTATATTTTGATGAGCATGGAATGCTTGCAAAAACTGGCGTTGCAAAGAAAACTGTTAATGCTATTGCTTTATCTAAAGCTCATAAACTTAATGAGAGTCTTTACATAGTACATACACTTGTGTTTGGTAATAGGGCTGTTCCTAAATGAGTAAAAAAGCAAAACTAGGTTTAAATCAAGAAATGCAACAAGAAGTACACTTGGGTCATGATCAACAAGTAGACTTAAATGATCAAGTGGATTTAAATCATGAAATGCAACCCGCAGTAAACTTGGATCCAGAAGTTGATTTAAATCGTGATCAAGTAGTTAACTTAAATCATGAAGAAGTTGATTTAAATCCAGATCAACCACGACGACGAGGTAAAAGAGCAGTACAAGAATACCAAGCACAAGAAGCGGTAGCAAGACCTGATGAAGAAATGTATAAGGAGTATATCTTAAAGCTTAAGAAATACACTAAAAATCCAACAATTGAGGCTGGTGTATTTAGTAATAGAGTAGGCTTTAAAGATAAATTTAAAGTATTTGATAATTCTGGGCTCACTAATTCAAGTAGTGTTGACAAGATTGAGCACTATCCTTATAAGGGATTTCCCTACAAGCGTGGTGTTAAAATTGTGTTTAGTATAGGTGATGACTCGTTAATGGAGCCGTATGTAACACCATCAAAAGATGCAGAGTTATACGGAATATGTGTTGATGTTGATGAATTTACTAATACAGCCTCTGTACTACCTATTACTAATAACTTTGAAGGGTATTTAGTTACAAGAAATCGTAGTCTTGAGATAGGTGATTTACTTGATTTTAATTCACAAGGGATAATTATTAAGGCTGAAGGCGACCCACCAACTTCTATAAATGCCGTAGCATTATCTACTTCTTTTACTATTGATTTTAAAGAAGACTTAGGAGAGTATGAGGATCTTAAAAAGATTGATTTTCAAGTTCATTTTGTCAAGGTTGCTATTTATGGTAATAGAGGAGTTGAGGTTAGTGTACCAAAAGGCGTGCCACGAGTAGTTTAAACATAAAAAGGAGATATCATGCCAGATGAAGATATAGCGAAATTAAGACGAGAGTATTTAGATAGTAGAAGTAGAATGCAGGCATTAATGAAAAACCCTCAAGTTAATGCTGGACTTTTTAACAACAAGTTTGATTTTAGAGATAAACACATACATTTTGCTAATTCTGGAGGCACTCGTACAAGTAGGGTCGATAAGCTAGAAAACTATTACGCTGTAGGGTATCCATATAAAAGGGGTGTTAAGTTAGTTGTAAATAAAATAGAGGAGATCCCTAATACTAAAATGCATTATGAGCCTCATGTTGAGGCAGGTGGTGGTGTTGATCTTTATAGTATATGTGTAGACATTGACGAGTTTACACACACAGCAACGGTTGTACCTATTACTAACAATTACGAGGCGTACTTGGTATTTGTTAAGGGTCAAGATGGGGGTGATGTAAAGGCTGGAACTAAGTTATTCTTTAATGAAAAAGGAGAACTACAGAAAATTACTGGAGAAAATAAACAAGTAGTTAATGCTATTGCTTTATCTGCACCTTATGAGATAGCAACCCTTGGGGATGCTAAACTTTATTTAATTCATGCAACTATATTTGGAAATAGAGCTGTTAAAGTAGTTTAAAGTAATTATTTTAAAAAAGGAGATTTAAAAAATGTCTGAACTATATGATACAAATTATTATGCTAGGGAAGTAGCACACATTTTTGGGAAAGTTAAAGACCCAATTATGTACAACTGGTTTGAGCCGGAACAAATTGAGTTTGCTGATGTTAAGATGGGATACCTTAACACTGTTAAATGGGACGGTTTTCTTAATAGCAACCCTACAACTCTAGCAAATGAAGTCAATACTATAGCTACTATTGGA
This is a stretch of genomic DNA from Candidatus Borreliella tachyglossi. It encodes these proteins:
- a CDS encoding DUF228 domain-containing protein, with translation MPDADITKLKKEYEEKLAKLKALMKNPQVDTGLFNNNFGFTDKNLHFGNSGGTRTSSVDKIENYYAIGYPYKRGVKLEFAPDGGAELGVAAGGGDDLYGICTDIDEFTSIATVIPITNSYEGYLVLKDTDQGNIALGDKLYFDEHGMLAKTGVAKKTVNAIALSKAHKLNESLYIVHTLVFGNRAVPK
- a CDS encoding DUF228 domain-containing protein — encoded protein: MSKKAKLGLNQEMQQEVHLGHDQQVDLNDQVDLNHEMQPAVNLDPEVDLNRDQVVNLNHEEVDLNPDQPRRRGKRAVQEYQAQEAVARPDEEMYKEYILKLKKYTKNPTIEAGVFSNRVGFKDKFKVFDNSGLTNSSSVDKIEHYPYKGFPYKRGVKIVFSIGDDSLMEPYVTPSKDAELYGICVDVDEFTNTASVLPITNNFEGYLVTRNRSLEIGDLLDFNSQGIIIKAEGDPPTSINAVALSTSFTIDFKEDLGEYEDLKKIDFQVHFVKVAIYGNRGVEVSVPKGVPRVV
- a CDS encoding DUF228 domain-containing protein, producing MPDEDIAKLRREYLDSRSRMQALMKNPQVNAGLFNNKFDFRDKHIHFANSGGTRTSRVDKLENYYAVGYPYKRGVKLVVNKIEEIPNTKMHYEPHVEAGGGVDLYSICVDIDEFTHTATVVPITNNYEAYLVFVKGQDGGDVKAGTKLFFNEKGELQKITGENKQVVNAIALSAPYEIATLGDAKLYLIHATIFGNRAVKVV